One stretch of Paroedura picta isolate Pp20150507F chromosome 13, Ppicta_v3.0, whole genome shotgun sequence DNA includes these proteins:
- the GIT2 gene encoding ARF GTPase-activating protein GIT2 isoform X8: MSKRLRSSEVCADCSAPDPCWASINRGVLICDECCSVHRSLGRHISQVKHLRHTPWPPTLLQMVETLYNNGANSIWEHSLLDPASVMSGRRKANPQDKVHPNKAEFIRAKYQMLAFVHRLPCRDDDSVTAKDLSKQLHSSVRTGNLETCLRLLSLGAQANFFHPEKGNTPLHVAAKTGQILQAELLAVYGADPGTQDSGGKTPIDYAKQGGYQELAERLVEIQYELTDRLAFYLCGRRPDHKSGQHFIIPQMADSSLDLSELAKAAKKKLQSLSNHLFEELAMDVYDEVDRRETDAVWLATQNHSTLVTETTVVPFLPVNPEYSSTRNQGRQKLARFNAHEFATLVIDILGDAKRRQQGNPVPSSKENVELILKSISNQHSTESQENDQPDYDSVASDEEVDPGMSVAKTARQKSLDSDLSDGPVTAQEYLQVKNALVASEAKIQQLLKVNVNLSDELRIMQKKLQSLQSENSTLRRQATSSASQTHSGPEGADPGSHSLKRRPSARGSRPISMYETGSGQKPYLPLAEVSYPEEHAASRLHPFPPHASKLEKQSSVPEGDYDNTVPGLDLDETGSSRKARQRSALWQGEGPLPTSKDPDASGSLPSTEDVIRKTEQITKNIQELLRAAQENKHDSYIPCSERIHVAVTDMADLFSKKPKSELVRPSLRLLTASAYRLHSECKKTLPPESCPTADIQLVTQQVIQCAYDIAKAAKQLVTITTKESSS; the protein is encoded by the exons ATGTCCAAGCGGCTGCGGAGCAGCGAGGTCTGCGCGGACTGTAGCGCCCCAG ACCCGTGCTGGGCATCTATAAACAGGGGGGTCTTGATCTGCGATGAGTGCTGCAGTGTCCACCGGAGCCTGGGCCGCCACATCTCCCAGGTCAAGCACCTCAGGCATACGCCGTGGCCTCCGACACTGTTGCAG ATGGTGGAAACCTTGTACAATAATGGCGCAAACTCCATCTGGGAGCATTCATTGCTGGACCCCGCATCAGTCATGAGTGGAAGGCGCAAAGCGAACCCCCAGGACAAAGTGCA CCCCAACAAAGCAGAGTTCATCCGAGCAAAATATCAGATGTTGGCCTTCGTTCATCGCTTGCCGTGTCGGGATGATGACAGTGTCACTGCCAAAGACCTTAGCAAG CAACTGCATTCCAGCGTAAGGACTGGGAACCTGGAGACGTGTCTGCGGCTGCTCTCCCTGGGAGCCCAGGCCAACTTTTTCCACCCG GAGAAAGGGAACACCCCGCTCCACGTGGCTGCCAAGACCGGTCAGATTTTACAAGCTGAATTGCTGGCAGTGTACGGGGCTGATCCTGGCACACAAGACTCCGGTGGGAAGACTCCGATTGACTATGCCAA GCAAGGTGGGTACCAGGAACTGGCAGAACGCCTGGTAGAGATCCAGTATGAGCTGACTGACAGGCTGGCCTTCTATCTTTGTGGCCGAAGACCTG ATCACAAAAGTGGGCAGCATTTCATTATACCTCAGATGGCAGACAG CAGTTTAGATTTGTCTGAACTCGCCAAGGCAGCCAAGAAGAAGCTTCAGTCG CTGAGCAACCACTTGTTCGAGGAGCTTGCCATGGATGTCTACGACGAGGTGGACAGGCGGGAGACGGACGCAG tttgGCTGGCTACTCAGAATCACAGCACACTGGTCACAGAGACGACGGTGGTTCCCTTTCTCCCTGTGAACCCAGAATATTCCTCAACAAGGAACCAG GGGAGGCAGAAGCTGGCCCGCTTCAATGCCCATGAGTTTGCCACCCTTGTCATTGACATCCTCGGAGATGCCAAGCGGAGGCAGCAGGGGAACCCTGTCCCGAGTTCCAAAG AGAACGTTGAACTCATCCTGAAGTCGATCAGCAACCAGCACAGTACGGAGAGTCAGGAGAACGACCAGCCCGACTACGACAGCGTGGCCTCCGACGAGGAGGTGGATCCCGGAATGAGCGTGGCCAAGACGGCCCGCCAAAAG AGCCTGGACTCGGACTTGTCTGACGGACCGGTCACAGCGCAGGAATACTTGCAGGTGAAAAATGCCCTGGTGGCTTCGGAGGCGAAAATCCAGCAGTTACTGAAGGTGAACGTCAACTTGAGCGATGAGCTGAGGATCATGCAGAAGAAG CTGCAGAGCTTGCAGAGCGAGAACTCGACCCTCCGAAGGCAGGCCACCTCCAGCGCCTCCCAGACGCACTCCGGCCCCGAAGGTGCAGACCCCGGCAGCCACTCCTTGAAGCGCCGGCCCTCTGCCCGCGGGAGCAGGCCCATATCGATGTATGAGACGGGATCCGGCCAGAAGCCCTACCTGCCCCTGGCCGAAGTCTCGTACCCCGAAGAGCACGCTGCGTCACGGCtgcaccctttccctccccat GCCTCCAAACTGGAAAAGCAGAGCAGCGTGCCTGAGGGAGACTACGACAACACTGTCCCCGGGCTGGATCTGGACGAGACGGG ATCCTCCCGGAAGGCTCGGCAGCGCAGCGCCCTCTGGCAGGGGGAAGGGCCCCTCCCCACGAGCAAGGACCCCGACGCCAGCGGCAGCCTGCCGAGCACAGAGGACGTCATTCGGAAGACGGAGCAGATCACCAAGAACATCCAGGAGCTCCTCCGTGCGGCTCAGGAGAACAAGCACGACAG CTACATTCCCTGCTCGGAAAGAATCCACGTGGCAGTGACCGACATGGCCGACCTCTTTTCAAAA AAACCCAAATCGGAGCTGGTGCGGCCCTCCCTGCGCCTGCTGACCGCCAGTGCCTATCGCCTACATTCGGAGTGCAAGAAGACGCTGCCTCCGGAGTCCTGCCCGACGGCCGACATCCagctggtcacccagcaggtgatCCAGTGTGCCTACGACATCGCCAAGGCGGCCAAGCAGCTGGTCACCATCACCACCAAAGAGAGCAGCAGCTGA
- the GIT2 gene encoding ARF GTPase-activating protein GIT2 isoform X4 produces the protein MSKRLRSSEVCADCSAPDPCWASINRGVLICDECCSVHRSLGRHISQVKHLRHTPWPPTLLQMVETLYNNGANSIWEHSLLDPASVMSGRRKANPQDKVHPNKAEFIRAKYQMLAFVHRLPCRDDDSVTAKDLSKQLHSSVRTGNLETCLRLLSLGAQANFFHPEKGNTPLHVAAKTGQILQAELLAVYGADPGTQDSGGKTPIDYAKQGGYQELAERLVEIQYELTDRLAFYLCGRRPDHKSGQHFIIPQMADSLDLSELAKAAKKKLQSLSNHLFEELAMDVYDEVDRRETDAVWLATQNHSTLVTETTVVPFLPVNPEYSSTRNQGRQKLARFNAHEFATLVIDILGDAKRRQQGNPVPSSKENVELILKSISNQHSTESQENDQPDYDSVASDEEVDPGMSVAKTARQKSLDSDLSDGPVTAQEYLQVKNALVASEAKIQQLLKVNVNLSDELRIMQKKLQSLQSENSTLRRQATSSASQTHSGPEGADPGSHSLKRRPSARGSRPISMYETGSGQKPYLPLAEVSYPEEHAASRLHPFPPHIGRSGLETTTSSSMPSFPSMLSWSRDESTQRASKLEKQSSVPEGDYDNTVPGLDLDETGSSRKARQRSALWQGEGPLPTSKDPDASGSLPSTEDVIRKTEQITKNIQELLRAAQENKHDSYIPCSERIHVAVTDMADLFSKKPKSELVRPSLRLLTASAYRLHSECKKTLPPESCPTADIQLVTQQVIQCAYDIAKAAKQLVTITTKESSS, from the exons ATGTCCAAGCGGCTGCGGAGCAGCGAGGTCTGCGCGGACTGTAGCGCCCCAG ACCCGTGCTGGGCATCTATAAACAGGGGGGTCTTGATCTGCGATGAGTGCTGCAGTGTCCACCGGAGCCTGGGCCGCCACATCTCCCAGGTCAAGCACCTCAGGCATACGCCGTGGCCTCCGACACTGTTGCAG ATGGTGGAAACCTTGTACAATAATGGCGCAAACTCCATCTGGGAGCATTCATTGCTGGACCCCGCATCAGTCATGAGTGGAAGGCGCAAAGCGAACCCCCAGGACAAAGTGCA CCCCAACAAAGCAGAGTTCATCCGAGCAAAATATCAGATGTTGGCCTTCGTTCATCGCTTGCCGTGTCGGGATGATGACAGTGTCACTGCCAAAGACCTTAGCAAG CAACTGCATTCCAGCGTAAGGACTGGGAACCTGGAGACGTGTCTGCGGCTGCTCTCCCTGGGAGCCCAGGCCAACTTTTTCCACCCG GAGAAAGGGAACACCCCGCTCCACGTGGCTGCCAAGACCGGTCAGATTTTACAAGCTGAATTGCTGGCAGTGTACGGGGCTGATCCTGGCACACAAGACTCCGGTGGGAAGACTCCGATTGACTATGCCAA GCAAGGTGGGTACCAGGAACTGGCAGAACGCCTGGTAGAGATCCAGTATGAGCTGACTGACAGGCTGGCCTTCTATCTTTGTGGCCGAAGACCTG ATCACAAAAGTGGGCAGCATTTCATTATACCTCAGATGGCAGACAG TTTAGATTTGTCTGAACTCGCCAAGGCAGCCAAGAAGAAGCTTCAGTCG CTGAGCAACCACTTGTTCGAGGAGCTTGCCATGGATGTCTACGACGAGGTGGACAGGCGGGAGACGGACGCAG tttgGCTGGCTACTCAGAATCACAGCACACTGGTCACAGAGACGACGGTGGTTCCCTTTCTCCCTGTGAACCCAGAATATTCCTCAACAAGGAACCAG GGGAGGCAGAAGCTGGCCCGCTTCAATGCCCATGAGTTTGCCACCCTTGTCATTGACATCCTCGGAGATGCCAAGCGGAGGCAGCAGGGGAACCCTGTCCCGAGTTCCAAAG AGAACGTTGAACTCATCCTGAAGTCGATCAGCAACCAGCACAGTACGGAGAGTCAGGAGAACGACCAGCCCGACTACGACAGCGTGGCCTCCGACGAGGAGGTGGATCCCGGAATGAGCGTGGCCAAGACGGCCCGCCAAAAG AGCCTGGACTCGGACTTGTCTGACGGACCGGTCACAGCGCAGGAATACTTGCAGGTGAAAAATGCCCTGGTGGCTTCGGAGGCGAAAATCCAGCAGTTACTGAAGGTGAACGTCAACTTGAGCGATGAGCTGAGGATCATGCAGAAGAAG CTGCAGAGCTTGCAGAGCGAGAACTCGACCCTCCGAAGGCAGGCCACCTCCAGCGCCTCCCAGACGCACTCCGGCCCCGAAGGTGCAGACCCCGGCAGCCACTCCTTGAAGCGCCGGCCCTCTGCCCGCGGGAGCAGGCCCATATCGATGTATGAGACGGGATCCGGCCAGAAGCCCTACCTGCCCCTGGCCGAAGTCTCGTACCCCGAAGAGCACGCTGCGTCACGGCtgcaccctttccctccccat ATTGGGAGGAGTGGGTTGGAGACCACCACCTCTTCATCCAtgccctccttcccctccatgcTTTCCTGGTCAAGGGATGAAAGCACACAAAGG GCCTCCAAACTGGAAAAGCAGAGCAGCGTGCCTGAGGGAGACTACGACAACACTGTCCCCGGGCTGGATCTGGACGAGACGGG ATCCTCCCGGAAGGCTCGGCAGCGCAGCGCCCTCTGGCAGGGGGAAGGGCCCCTCCCCACGAGCAAGGACCCCGACGCCAGCGGCAGCCTGCCGAGCACAGAGGACGTCATTCGGAAGACGGAGCAGATCACCAAGAACATCCAGGAGCTCCTCCGTGCGGCTCAGGAGAACAAGCACGACAG CTACATTCCCTGCTCGGAAAGAATCCACGTGGCAGTGACCGACATGGCCGACCTCTTTTCAAAA AAACCCAAATCGGAGCTGGTGCGGCCCTCCCTGCGCCTGCTGACCGCCAGTGCCTATCGCCTACATTCGGAGTGCAAGAAGACGCTGCCTCCGGAGTCCTGCCCGACGGCCGACATCCagctggtcacccagcaggtgatCCAGTGTGCCTACGACATCGCCAAGGCGGCCAAGCAGCTGGTCACCATCACCACCAAAGAGAGCAGCAGCTGA
- the GIT2 gene encoding ARF GTPase-activating protein GIT2 isoform X1 encodes MSKRLRSSEVCADCSAPDPCWASINRGVLICDECCSVHRSLGRHISQVKHLRHTPWPPTLLQMVETLYNNGANSIWEHSLLDPASVMSGRRKANPQDKVHPNKAEFIRAKYQMLAFVHRLPCRDDDSVTAKDLSKQLHSSVRTGNLETCLRLLSLGAQANFFHPEKGNTPLHVAAKTGQILQAELLAVYGADPGTQDSGGKTPIDYAKPDRQGGYQELAERLVEIQYELTDRLAFYLCGRRPDHKSGQHFIIPQMADSSLDLSELAKAAKKKLQSLSNHLFEELAMDVYDEVDRRETDAVWLATQNHSTLVTETTVVPFLPVNPEYSSTRNQGRQKLARFNAHEFATLVIDILGDAKRRQQGNPVPSSKENVELILKSISNQHSTESQENDQPDYDSVASDEEVDPGMSVAKTARQKSLDSDLSDGPVTAQEYLQVKNALVASEAKIQQLLKVNVNLSDELRIMQKKLQSLQSENSTLRRQATSSASQTHSGPEGADPGSHSLKRRPSARGSRPISMYETGSGQKPYLPLAEVSYPEEHAASRLHPFPPHIGRSGLETTTSSSMPSFPSMLSWSRDESTQRASKLEKQSSVPEGDYDNTVPGLDLDETGSSRKARQRSALWQGEGPLPTSKDPDASGSLPSTEDVIRKTEQITKNIQELLRAAQENKHDSYIPCSERIHVAVTDMADLFSKKPKSELVRPSLRLLTASAYRLHSECKKTLPPESCPTADIQLVTQQVIQCAYDIAKAAKQLVTITTKESSS; translated from the exons ATGTCCAAGCGGCTGCGGAGCAGCGAGGTCTGCGCGGACTGTAGCGCCCCAG ACCCGTGCTGGGCATCTATAAACAGGGGGGTCTTGATCTGCGATGAGTGCTGCAGTGTCCACCGGAGCCTGGGCCGCCACATCTCCCAGGTCAAGCACCTCAGGCATACGCCGTGGCCTCCGACACTGTTGCAG ATGGTGGAAACCTTGTACAATAATGGCGCAAACTCCATCTGGGAGCATTCATTGCTGGACCCCGCATCAGTCATGAGTGGAAGGCGCAAAGCGAACCCCCAGGACAAAGTGCA CCCCAACAAAGCAGAGTTCATCCGAGCAAAATATCAGATGTTGGCCTTCGTTCATCGCTTGCCGTGTCGGGATGATGACAGTGTCACTGCCAAAGACCTTAGCAAG CAACTGCATTCCAGCGTAAGGACTGGGAACCTGGAGACGTGTCTGCGGCTGCTCTCCCTGGGAGCCCAGGCCAACTTTTTCCACCCG GAGAAAGGGAACACCCCGCTCCACGTGGCTGCCAAGACCGGTCAGATTTTACAAGCTGAATTGCTGGCAGTGTACGGGGCTGATCCTGGCACACAAGACTCCGGTGGGAAGACTCCGATTGACTATGCCAA GCCCGACAGGCAAGGTGGGTACCAGGAACTGGCAGAACGCCTGGTAGAGATCCAGTATGAGCTGACTGACAGGCTGGCCTTCTATCTTTGTGGCCGAAGACCTG ATCACAAAAGTGGGCAGCATTTCATTATACCTCAGATGGCAGACAG CAGTTTAGATTTGTCTGAACTCGCCAAGGCAGCCAAGAAGAAGCTTCAGTCG CTGAGCAACCACTTGTTCGAGGAGCTTGCCATGGATGTCTACGACGAGGTGGACAGGCGGGAGACGGACGCAG tttgGCTGGCTACTCAGAATCACAGCACACTGGTCACAGAGACGACGGTGGTTCCCTTTCTCCCTGTGAACCCAGAATATTCCTCAACAAGGAACCAG GGGAGGCAGAAGCTGGCCCGCTTCAATGCCCATGAGTTTGCCACCCTTGTCATTGACATCCTCGGAGATGCCAAGCGGAGGCAGCAGGGGAACCCTGTCCCGAGTTCCAAAG AGAACGTTGAACTCATCCTGAAGTCGATCAGCAACCAGCACAGTACGGAGAGTCAGGAGAACGACCAGCCCGACTACGACAGCGTGGCCTCCGACGAGGAGGTGGATCCCGGAATGAGCGTGGCCAAGACGGCCCGCCAAAAG AGCCTGGACTCGGACTTGTCTGACGGACCGGTCACAGCGCAGGAATACTTGCAGGTGAAAAATGCCCTGGTGGCTTCGGAGGCGAAAATCCAGCAGTTACTGAAGGTGAACGTCAACTTGAGCGATGAGCTGAGGATCATGCAGAAGAAG CTGCAGAGCTTGCAGAGCGAGAACTCGACCCTCCGAAGGCAGGCCACCTCCAGCGCCTCCCAGACGCACTCCGGCCCCGAAGGTGCAGACCCCGGCAGCCACTCCTTGAAGCGCCGGCCCTCTGCCCGCGGGAGCAGGCCCATATCGATGTATGAGACGGGATCCGGCCAGAAGCCCTACCTGCCCCTGGCCGAAGTCTCGTACCCCGAAGAGCACGCTGCGTCACGGCtgcaccctttccctccccat ATTGGGAGGAGTGGGTTGGAGACCACCACCTCTTCATCCAtgccctccttcccctccatgcTTTCCTGGTCAAGGGATGAAAGCACACAAAGG GCCTCCAAACTGGAAAAGCAGAGCAGCGTGCCTGAGGGAGACTACGACAACACTGTCCCCGGGCTGGATCTGGACGAGACGGG ATCCTCCCGGAAGGCTCGGCAGCGCAGCGCCCTCTGGCAGGGGGAAGGGCCCCTCCCCACGAGCAAGGACCCCGACGCCAGCGGCAGCCTGCCGAGCACAGAGGACGTCATTCGGAAGACGGAGCAGATCACCAAGAACATCCAGGAGCTCCTCCGTGCGGCTCAGGAGAACAAGCACGACAG CTACATTCCCTGCTCGGAAAGAATCCACGTGGCAGTGACCGACATGGCCGACCTCTTTTCAAAA AAACCCAAATCGGAGCTGGTGCGGCCCTCCCTGCGCCTGCTGACCGCCAGTGCCTATCGCCTACATTCGGAGTGCAAGAAGACGCTGCCTCCGGAGTCCTGCCCGACGGCCGACATCCagctggtcacccagcaggtgatCCAGTGTGCCTACGACATCGCCAAGGCGGCCAAGCAGCTGGTCACCATCACCACCAAAGAGAGCAGCAGCTGA
- the GIT2 gene encoding ARF GTPase-activating protein GIT2 isoform X6: MSKRLRSSEVCADCSAPDPCWASINRGVLICDECCSVHRSLGRHISQVKHLRHTPWPPTLLQMVETLYNNGANSIWEHSLLDPASVMSGRRKANPQDKVHPNKAEFIRAKYQMLAFVHRLPCRDDDSVTAKDLSKQLHSSVRTGNLETCLRLLSLGAQANFFHPEKGNTPLHVAAKTGQILQAELLAVYGADPGTQDSGGKTPIDYAKPDRQGGYQELAERLVEIQYELTDRLAFYLCGRRPDHKSGQHFIIPQMADSSLDLSELAKAAKKKLQSLSNHLFEELAMDVYDEVDRRETDAVWLATQNHSTLVTETTVVPFLPVNPEYSSTRNQGRQKLARFNAHEFATLVIDILGDAKRRQQGNPVPSSKENVELILKSISNQHSTESQENDQPDYDSVASDEEVDPGMSVAKTARQKVKNALVASEAKIQQLLKVNVNLSDELRIMQKKLQSLQSENSTLRRQATSSASQTHSGPEGADPGSHSLKRRPSARGSRPISMYETGSGQKPYLPLAEVSYPEEHAASRLHPFPPHIGRSGLETTTSSSMPSFPSMLSWSRDESTQRASKLEKQSSVPEGDYDNTVPGLDLDETGSSRKARQRSALWQGEGPLPTSKDPDASGSLPSTEDVIRKTEQITKNIQELLRAAQENKHDSYIPCSERIHVAVTDMADLFSKKPKSELVRPSLRLLTASAYRLHSECKKTLPPESCPTADIQLVTQQVIQCAYDIAKAAKQLVTITTKESSS; encoded by the exons ATGTCCAAGCGGCTGCGGAGCAGCGAGGTCTGCGCGGACTGTAGCGCCCCAG ACCCGTGCTGGGCATCTATAAACAGGGGGGTCTTGATCTGCGATGAGTGCTGCAGTGTCCACCGGAGCCTGGGCCGCCACATCTCCCAGGTCAAGCACCTCAGGCATACGCCGTGGCCTCCGACACTGTTGCAG ATGGTGGAAACCTTGTACAATAATGGCGCAAACTCCATCTGGGAGCATTCATTGCTGGACCCCGCATCAGTCATGAGTGGAAGGCGCAAAGCGAACCCCCAGGACAAAGTGCA CCCCAACAAAGCAGAGTTCATCCGAGCAAAATATCAGATGTTGGCCTTCGTTCATCGCTTGCCGTGTCGGGATGATGACAGTGTCACTGCCAAAGACCTTAGCAAG CAACTGCATTCCAGCGTAAGGACTGGGAACCTGGAGACGTGTCTGCGGCTGCTCTCCCTGGGAGCCCAGGCCAACTTTTTCCACCCG GAGAAAGGGAACACCCCGCTCCACGTGGCTGCCAAGACCGGTCAGATTTTACAAGCTGAATTGCTGGCAGTGTACGGGGCTGATCCTGGCACACAAGACTCCGGTGGGAAGACTCCGATTGACTATGCCAA GCCCGACAGGCAAGGTGGGTACCAGGAACTGGCAGAACGCCTGGTAGAGATCCAGTATGAGCTGACTGACAGGCTGGCCTTCTATCTTTGTGGCCGAAGACCTG ATCACAAAAGTGGGCAGCATTTCATTATACCTCAGATGGCAGACAG CAGTTTAGATTTGTCTGAACTCGCCAAGGCAGCCAAGAAGAAGCTTCAGTCG CTGAGCAACCACTTGTTCGAGGAGCTTGCCATGGATGTCTACGACGAGGTGGACAGGCGGGAGACGGACGCAG tttgGCTGGCTACTCAGAATCACAGCACACTGGTCACAGAGACGACGGTGGTTCCCTTTCTCCCTGTGAACCCAGAATATTCCTCAACAAGGAACCAG GGGAGGCAGAAGCTGGCCCGCTTCAATGCCCATGAGTTTGCCACCCTTGTCATTGACATCCTCGGAGATGCCAAGCGGAGGCAGCAGGGGAACCCTGTCCCGAGTTCCAAAG AGAACGTTGAACTCATCCTGAAGTCGATCAGCAACCAGCACAGTACGGAGAGTCAGGAGAACGACCAGCCCGACTACGACAGCGTGGCCTCCGACGAGGAGGTGGATCCCGGAATGAGCGTGGCCAAGACGGCCCGCCAAAAG GTGAAAAATGCCCTGGTGGCTTCGGAGGCGAAAATCCAGCAGTTACTGAAGGTGAACGTCAACTTGAGCGATGAGCTGAGGATCATGCAGAAGAAG CTGCAGAGCTTGCAGAGCGAGAACTCGACCCTCCGAAGGCAGGCCACCTCCAGCGCCTCCCAGACGCACTCCGGCCCCGAAGGTGCAGACCCCGGCAGCCACTCCTTGAAGCGCCGGCCCTCTGCCCGCGGGAGCAGGCCCATATCGATGTATGAGACGGGATCCGGCCAGAAGCCCTACCTGCCCCTGGCCGAAGTCTCGTACCCCGAAGAGCACGCTGCGTCACGGCtgcaccctttccctccccat ATTGGGAGGAGTGGGTTGGAGACCACCACCTCTTCATCCAtgccctccttcccctccatgcTTTCCTGGTCAAGGGATGAAAGCACACAAAGG GCCTCCAAACTGGAAAAGCAGAGCAGCGTGCCTGAGGGAGACTACGACAACACTGTCCCCGGGCTGGATCTGGACGAGACGGG ATCCTCCCGGAAGGCTCGGCAGCGCAGCGCCCTCTGGCAGGGGGAAGGGCCCCTCCCCACGAGCAAGGACCCCGACGCCAGCGGCAGCCTGCCGAGCACAGAGGACGTCATTCGGAAGACGGAGCAGATCACCAAGAACATCCAGGAGCTCCTCCGTGCGGCTCAGGAGAACAAGCACGACAG CTACATTCCCTGCTCGGAAAGAATCCACGTGGCAGTGACCGACATGGCCGACCTCTTTTCAAAA AAACCCAAATCGGAGCTGGTGCGGCCCTCCCTGCGCCTGCTGACCGCCAGTGCCTATCGCCTACATTCGGAGTGCAAGAAGACGCTGCCTCCGGAGTCCTGCCCGACGGCCGACATCCagctggtcacccagcaggtgatCCAGTGTGCCTACGACATCGCCAAGGCGGCCAAGCAGCTGGTCACCATCACCACCAAAGAGAGCAGCAGCTGA